CATCTGATACATCTACAAGAGCCTCACATGGAAGTCAAGGGCATTCATCACCACTATAAACTCTAGTTACACTTAATAAGTGTATGCCAGAGcctgtctttgtgtctgtgttgtaTTCTTCCTGTAACCCCCACTTAAAAAAGAGAAGCATTCATACATGCTGATGGTCCTAACAACATCTGGTGTTCAGCCCTCCCCAGCAGTTGTCTTGCACAGGGAAACTGAAGATCCACGATACCACATCCTAAACCCTGGGTAGAGGGGCTCGGTGAATTTGTTGTGGAATGTgtgcaggtgggtcagtgtgtcagaggagacactgtagaaggacagagtgccggcagGCCAGTCCAgaaacactcctactctgtgagagcgagaggagggggcAGGTACAGTAATGTTCTCCTTGTTGTGCCTGGCGTTGAAGTAGTCATCATAACAACTGAGACTCCAGGACATGTCATTATGTCCAATTCCACACTCATACCCTAATCCTCTCCTGcagattcctttatatgtcactcctatacgaATCTCTTGCCcagtccactctacctcccagtaacagcgcccagtcaggccctctctacacagcacttGTGACCATttttcaaatctctctgggtgatcaaaATACAGCTGTTCCTCTTCCGCTCGTCTCACTTTTCTGTTCCCCTCAAACAGAATGAGCTTTCTGTgagctgtgtttgggtccagtgtgagttCACAGGCATCTAATGAAGTAGAACAAGACAAGTTAACATTATTATGACAAGTAGCCCTTTAGCACCCCAAATCTTGCTTGCTTTAATAGGGGCCTGTAGTTGTGTTATAGGTTGAGAACTTAAATAGACACGTTCTTCACTGCAATCAGGACttacatttcttcagtgttgccTGTAAACCGCACTCTGCACCATGGTCCACACTGCTGGAAAAGTAGCATTATGAGTAGGATTATCACTGCTAGGGTTGCAAATGACTCCAACCATGCCTGCTTGTCTTCATTTAAAGAGCCACATTCACTTTATGTATGTTAAAATTCTATTTACACTATGTAATGAGTGTAAAAAATAATATTGTTTGCTTATTTTAAgaatattaatttgcattttatttgaCAGGGTCTTACAGCATTTCCATGTGAAGTGTAACCAACTGCTCTTAATTtaaaacaaaacattatttagcTAGTTCAAAACATGCTCTATGGTAGATGCATTGCTAAATATAACGAAGAACAACTGTTGGAATGAAACAAAAACACCCTaggtaagtaaaaaaaaaaagcttgaaCTTGTTAAAAAAAAGTCCCTGTAAATGTTTCTCTTTTCCCAGTGTTATCTCCTTCATACTGTAGAAACCACATGACTTCTTGCCATTCCTTTTGTATGGTATCATGTTTCATATCATGCAGGCCTATGGTGTTGTGTTGGCATTTCATGATCAGTACATTCCTGACCATGTCAGCTAACACTTTACTTAAGACATGGTAAAATGCATTATGATGTGGTCACAATGCATTAAGACTTGTCATAAGTATCTAGAAAGTTCTTATAATGTGTAAGTACTGTAGAAACCCTCGTAAATGTATTGGCCCTGTTTTTATGGACATTCCATTATGTTGTTGTTGGCCATGCAATTGAGAGGGTTACTCAAGTATCACGGGTGCAGTCTGACAGTCAGCCTGTTGTTTGCCAACTACAGGAATGGCAGGAATGTTTCTGTGTTCTTATGGTTGGTGGAGCCAGTTCAGTTTCATTGCAATGCATTGCTATTGTTCTCTCTATGTCCCGACAAGTTTGAGATGCTGTGCTGTTGACTCTTACATTAAAAAGAGCTGTTTGTTTTGGTGTGGACTACAGTCAaacattacactgtggttaactAATAAACTGTTTAATTGGAGAATTCTACAAGACGTTCTGGACCTTCTTTCACTCATGCATTTATGGCTTAGTGCTGTCCTTACAGTTATACTAAATCAAGGGCAGGCTATTATCAGTTATTTTGAACTTGTAGAAAAATTGCCACACCGAAAGACATGAGTTTATTTATAAAAAATGCAACTCAACCTCCAAATTACCGAAATGGCCGTAACTGCAGGATTCAGAGATATGGCATGTCTTGCTCTTTTACGCCAGTGGAAAAATGTCTCCACTTTGTGGTGGCAAAGGTTTAATAGTCTTATCTTATTCTCCCCATTCCTATGATCAAATTGATATATGATTCCCTCTCCAAAAAAGTAGCTTCACATCTTTATGTGTTGTTCTATGGGATATATGCAATAGAATGTTCACAGGCTGATTAAGGAATGTTGAGACAAGTTGGAATGTTCACATGCCCATTGAAAATGACTGTattgggcctcccaagtggcacagcggtctaaggcactgtattgcAGTGCTAGGGGCATcataacagacctgggttcaatcccggactgtatcacaaccggctgtgatcgggagacccatagggcggagcacaattggcccagcatcgtccgggttaggggagggtttggccgggcagGCTTTACTTGCTCATCGTGTTCTAGCAACTCCCTGTGGTGGGCTGACGTTgatcgtcagttgaacagtgtttcctctgacatgttggtgcggctggcttccaggttaagcgggcgggtgttaagaagtgcggtttggcgggtcatgttttggaggacgcatgactcaacaTTCGCCTCCTgacccgttggggagttgcagcgatgagacaagaatcAAAATTGAggagaaaagggggtaaaatacaacaTATGTTTTTAAAAATGACTATATCAAACAACAATGGAATATTCTATTTGGTTAATTTTGGCCATCAGATGAAATGATTTACCTAGACTGACTTATCATTGAAACAACAATGTTAGAAATAactaaattattgacacccttgataaaggtCAGCAAAACAGACTGtaaaatatataatacaaatactaAGCTATATAGTATGCATCAACGGGGtgaagggtggcaggtagcctagttgttagagcattgggccagtaactgaaaggttgctagattgaatccgtcagctgacaaggtaaaaatcggttgttctgcccctgaacaaggcagttaacccactgttcctaggctgtcattgtaaataagaatttgttcttcactgacttgcctagttaaacaaaggtaaaataaaaacggggggggggggatcagccCATCCTGTCACTGAGTAGCTTACAAGAAACCACCCTTTGTGAGTATCCCTATGACTACAGGACTTGCTTATAGACTAGTAGATCAACTTTCTTTGTGATGTGGCCATGCCAGTTGAACAGAATGATCCACATCCCCTTGGAAACCAAACACCTATTGACGAGACCTATCCTACTCAGACAGAAGCAATCATCTCAGAGGTGATCCTGTGGAATGCACTGTTTGCTCATTCAAGACTAACTGACTGAGTTCACAATCCATCCTGGCAGGGATCAGAGGAAGAATTCACTGCCTGGGAAAGCTCTAATAGACTTTACTTTCCTGGACTGAGAACTGAGAGAGAAGTGGTAATAGCTCCTTTGGCTGTGAGCTACTTTGGCTTGCTGGCCTATGCACTATTGTCAAGAGAGACAACCAAAACCTTTTTCCCGTGTCCATCCCAGCTCCATCCCATCCTAACAGAATCATGGTCATAATTACCTATGAGGACACCGAGATCCGGACCttagtaattaaaaaaaaaaaattatatatatatttttgtagtattttttttatatatacacactgaacaaaaatatgaatgcacaatgtaaagtgctggtcccatgtttcatgagcctaaataaaatatcccagaaatgttccatactcacaaaaagcatatttctctaaaaatgttgtgcacaaatttgttcacatccctgttagtgagtattttatcctttgtcaagataatccatccacctgacaggtgtgacatatcaagaaactgattaaaccacatgatcattacacaggtgcaccttgtgctggggacaataaaaggccactctaaaatgttcagttttgtcaaacaacacaatgccacagatgtctcaagttttgagggtgcatgcaattggcatgctgaccaaAAACAGTTGAATGAATAGTGTTTTTGGTACACTTCTGGAACAATGATGCTAATATTTTACAAGTCATATATATATTGCAAACCTGTCTAAATTGGTTGTGTTCTCTGcataactaaactcagcaaaaaaagaaacgtctctttttcaggaccctgtctttctcagataattcgtaaaaataaaaataacttcacagatcttcattgtaaagggtttaaacactgtttcaaatgcttgttcaatgaaccataaacaattaatgaacatgcacctgtggaacggtcgttaagagactaacagcttacagatggtaggcaattaaggtcacagttatgaaaacttaggacactaaagaggcctttagactgattctgaaaaacaccaaaagaatgatgcccagggtccctgctcatctgcgtgaatgtgccttaggcatgctgcaaggaggcatgaggactgcagatgtggcatgggcaatgaattgcaatgtccgtactgtgagatgcttaagacagcgctacagggagacaggacgcaCAGCTGATcaccctcgcagtggcagaccacgtgtaacaacacctgcacaggatcagtacatctgaacatcacacctgcgggacaggtacaggatggcaacaacaactgcccgagttacaccaggaacgcacaattcctccatcagtgctcagaatgtccgcaataggctgagagaggctggactgagggcttgtaggcctgttgtaaggtaggtcctcaccagacatcaccggcaacaacgtcgcctatgggcacaaacccaccatcgatggaccagacaggactggcaaaaagtgctcttcactgacgagtcgtggttttgtctcaccatgggtgatggtcggattcacatttatcgtcgaaggaatgagcgttacactgaggcctgtactctggagggggatcgatttggaggtggagggtccgtcatggtctggggcggtgtgtcatagcatcatcggactgagcttgttgtcattgcaggcaatctcaacgctgtgcgttacagggaagacatcctcgtccctcatgtggtacccttcctgcaggctcatcctgacatgacactctagcatgacaatgccaccagccatactgctcgttctgtgtgtgatttcctgcaagacaggaatgtcagtgttctgccatggccagcgaagagcccggatctcaatcccattgagcacgtctgggacctgttggatcagagggtgagggctagagccattccccccagaaatgtccgggaacttgcaggtgccttggtggaagagttgggtaacatctcagcaataactggcaaatctggtgcagtccatgaggaggagatgcactgcagtacttaacgcaGCTG
The sequence above is drawn from the Salmo salar chromosome ssa05, Ssal_v3.1, whole genome shotgun sequence genome and encodes:
- the LOC106604804 gene encoding stonustoxin subunit beta, whose translation is MNKFNLVMEAEYVTLIKDLFRTVTFLSVFHTHKRKNMESLEEDREGERLHNSVDHGAECGLQATLKKYACELTLDPNTAHRKLILFEGNRKVRRAEEEQLYFDHPERFEKWSQVLCREGLTGRCYWEVEWTGQEIRIGVTYKGICRRGLGYECGIGHNDMSWSLSCYDDYFNARHNKENITVPAPSSRSHRVGVFLDWPAGTLSFYSVSSDTLTHLHTFHNKFTEPLYPGFRMWYRGSSVSLCKTTAGEG